The genomic DNA CAttgtgttatatttttttttataggttgtTCGTACTTTATTGAATAACCAAATTGAAAAAATGGGACAAAAAATTCGGTATTCatgttaattattattcatCGAACCATATGttagttttatatatattaaaatattaaaatcattaTTAGAGTTACGATGAATCGTCTCGAGGTTAGCGCATATCACTATATTCATTATAATTATGTCTTTGTGAGTTTGATAATAGacaatgcatattatatgcaactTTCGATGTTTAAATctcgaccacaaaaaaaataattcattgtccatgtctctttttaattttaatcttccatttaattatttataagaaataaaattgtattaaaaaatgaaataccaCCGACATTTATTGAATATATTAACCTTTTTAACGAAGAATTTATTCATTTTGACCACAATAAAGTCAAAGAAATTtagtcaacaaaaaataaatgtttttagtaaattagtttttcttttcttctgaaAGGTATTTTAGTCAATAGTTAAATAGGGAAATACTTACTAGGGTTTAACGTccctaaattaaatttatttagacataaacacacaaattaaaaagaattaatttaatcatatcaatcaatctttttatttttatttttttatttgtatatatgtctcaaaataattttaataaggATTGTGTCCAAGTAATACTCTCACCTCTAAAAAAAGAGACTTTCTCAATTGAgtattaaattttctataatATCATTTTTGACATCAAAAGAATATAAGCTCTTTccttcaaatcaatcaatttttcCCACTAAAAAAACCAATCCATATTCTTTGCTAGGtaactatttatttatcatCACGTTTCACTCTCTCTAACTAAAAGGGGAGAAAATGACTTTATATAGTGTTTTCGTTTTTGCATTCAAATTCCACCGGCTCTTCCCCCCGCAGGCATCCACATTGGTATGCTCTTAATTATTTAAGATCTGGTACATAATAGGTACTTtcaatatgagaaaaaaaattagaagtcTTTTAAAACACATGGTCTAACTTAAGACCCTAAATCTTAAGTGGACTCCACACCActttacaataaaataattcttatttgagttgtttttgttgcttttcATTAAAGTTATTGGTGGGATCCATTTAGAATTTTTGATAGAGGATTTCCATTGGAGTGATTGAGTAGCTATAACCTATTagctattattattaaaaaataataaaaaacttatgTGTCCATGTGGGATCCCCTCTTAAAACCTTAAATGTGAAGGTCTCCATTGTGCATGCTCTTATAGTACTTTTCActctaaattttttcattttttttttcaagtttagTCGATAAAAATTCATCTGTTATTAAgattttatattaaaacttTGAAATTATTGACACCGTTTAAACACATATATAGAAATTATGACGAATTAGGATGTCActtaactttgtttttttatgagaaatgatatttgaacatccattttgtgacaacttttgttacaactttctctctcatactcacattattttttactttatctctctattgctttgatttttgtacaAATACCTATTCTTTCTTTACAAATTATGGTTGTCCCCATAAGTTGTCAATtaaaggttgttcaaataacactcctcttttttttttttattaaggtaGCACAGTACTTCAATATAACGTGCCATGTTATGCCAATATAATAGGTTAATGTGATACACTGAATTATATTGATATCCTTTTTGCATATAAAAcgagtttagttttttttgcatAGAAAATGAATGTACGAGTCCTAGTGTATCTTTTATGCATACTTTTCTTTGATGGAGTTTCTCTTTCACATATAAAATATGAATGTACTGTATGAGAACTATACATGCACAGGAAAAAACTTGTATTTAAATTCCATTACTGGGCACGAAATTTCTGCTTCTTAAATTAAAGGACGGTGGTattgcatttcaatttttttaggtcAATTTAATGTGTTTCATAAATACTAGTCCAACAGTCCAACAACAGCATCAAACACACACATGCTTCTATACTCATCTTTTATAGTAAAAAAAGGTTGAAGAAGGTCCATCCCACGGAAAATGTACAACTACATTGATCTAtcctatttatttttgttaaagtaAATGGAAAGTTTTGTTAATATAGAGTTCTATTAATTGAACTCtatatttcttttaacaaatggaaaatatttttactCATACGAGTTCCATTGAATTTGTGATAAAGAAAAGAATCTTAAAAGGAGTGAAAATGTTatagaagaataaaataaaaaattattttttacctaaataaataaaatcgacCAGATTTATTTGTTTGATGAGAACTTCTAATGCGACTGTATAAGTTAAGCCTTAGCATAacttctaaataaataaaacgaaccaaacatttatttatttgataattgAATGTGTATAAACTCTGACAATGCAGATTAACCATTTGATTGCTCTCATGAATAATACTGAATTTTCGTTGGTGGTTATTTGTAGCGGTGGTTATTGGATCTATATGTCATGAACACGTAGAGTGATGGGAGTTGATACATGAGGTTTATCCCTTCTTATAAGGCATGGAGAGCCAGCGTTAATCTTAATGAAAATATCTCCTTAATCCAATTTTGAACAAATGGTTTGGTGGttcttcatataaaatattgaaatgtaGTTAAAGTGGTGAGAGTAGTCTtaagaaaagaaattattaatcCAATCATTAATATGGGGTCATATGCTGATTTGAAAAATTGGAAAAGTACCGTTTATGTAACCTTGGACTTCAAAAGATATTGTGTTGAAGGGTGATGATTTCTACGTTTAGCAAAGGGAACTAAGGTACAGCTAGAATTGAATTGATAAGGGTCATTTTGATTtcaggaatatatatatattttcagtttataaaaacatcatctcatttttattttaagtccTGTTTACTAAACTTTGAATAGAAACCAACAAAAAACCGTTTTTACTGAACATTACAATGTTTGAAAACAGAAATGATATTGTTATTAAAACTTCTATCATGAATATAACACGAGAAGAGACAGATAGTAAACATAGTCATTACAACGAAAATTTAGGTCCTACAAATCAGAAATCATGAGATGGAATCTACCTTGCCTGTAAATTTGTTAGATTTAAACTATTTGGGGTGAGAACAATCATGTTAGTCCAACTAGTGAAAACACGACTCAAGGTTCTAAGAACATTGAAATTCTTGAAAGCGGTTGCTATCTTCACAGTCTTGAGTTTGAGATCCACATGCTGGAATCGACATGTTGATCAAGATCACCGTGCCAATATTCTGATGAGGTTAGAGGAATACGCTGACTCGTTGTGTGTGTTATGGCTTGAGCAGTACTGGTTGTACGATCAGAATGTACTAGAGAAACGGATTTGGTTGCATATGAATCCCACGGACTGGTTGACAGAAGAGAGGAAGCACAAGTAAAATCTTCCGTAGCATCTGTATCAGAGAAGCTAATGAAATCTTCTACACCTGCAAAAGGTATTCTACCAAATGAATAATACTGTGCAAGGGATATTATTACATACTTCAATTCCATATTACTCTAATCAATTACCCCTTGCAATAATTCCATCGTATTAGCAATCAATAAAGCCAAAATAAATAGATTATGGTAACATGATAAATGTAACAATCTAAACTTGGTACAATATCACGAGGCTCAATTATAAAGTAAGACGTGAAATGACCTGCATTGATACTCTTGGTTTCAAGGACTTTAGATGTAAAATGGACATCGGAATCATCAGATAGCATAGTGACAAAACTTGGTGTGCCAATGTTGACTTTTGCATACTTCAAGGGAAAATCTTTTATTCGGGGGAACTCGCTGTTTTGTATGTTTTGCAAGGCTAAATTTATAGCAGTCTTTGAATAGGCAAATGGATTCATCTGTTGCTTCCCATCTGCAGAACTAAACTATATTAGAAGATAAGAGAGAGCGGTAAAATGTGCATGATTGTGAAATGAATGATTTGTAAGTAACtataataaacataaatcaaCTAAAATTGGCTGCTCTTTGGTATAAGTTTTGACTAATAGCTTGgagttgaatttttattacatGAGGTTTTAATGAATTTCATACCCACACCAATCTAGTTTTAGGAATATCGTACTCGCGTTCAAGTCCAAACAATCACGATAATTATTTGTATCATGATGTAATCAAGAGTATGctaccctaatttttttatacataggCTCTTAACTGTTTTCTTGAGCCTTTATCTAAATCCAGTATGCAGCCCACAACTCTAATAGCAATCCCTTCTAGCAACTCTAATATGACCATTACTCTGCATGGTTATTATGAAATTGATACTGCTAGAACTCTTGAACATGCTTTATCTTATTCTTGTTACAAAGGATTAAGCATCTTTATCTTTAGGATGTATGACAATTGAAAATCCAAAAAGAACcatgaaataaatgaaaaatgagcAGTATTTACAAGAAGTTAAAAATCGTAGAAAATTAAGAAGTTTTGTCGCATGACATTAGTGTCTATTGTAACTTTCAAGGTTAACTCTGAAGTAAGTAAGCAGGGAAGTAAAGAAAAGTGATGGTAAGCATTTAagtttttcaaacaattttcattcaGCAATGTTAATACTCAACTATAGCCTGCATAGCATGGTTttagatttcaaattttttttttcagctttAACAACCTAAATCAAACAACAAGCAGAAATGGGTATAAACTGGAAAGCTAAAGAAAAATAAGTATTACCACAGGGTGACGAAGACAAAGCTGATTGACTTGATTGGGCAGTTTTACGAGAATGATTACGGCGCCTTGCATTGTGTTGTGAAAGACGTCGTCTGCAGCTTTTCTTCTTTCCATCAAACTCAAACAGATCATGGAACCTTCAGTATTTTAAGAAAAGTGATCAATTCTAGAGCAATTGATTCAACGTCGTCCAAAAAAGACAGCAAGTTGAATCAGATTGAGTAGTAATATTAACTTTTAATGATGTGTTAACAAGAATTCATCATTCCAAAATAATACTATTTCCTATGTCAATTAGATCCAAACAATCATACAGTTGTTAAGAAGCTTTACCTGCTACATTGCTGGCAAAATCGACGTTCCAAACCATCTATAACTACCATAGGAGATTTGGAATGATCTACACAAACTCTTCGTTTGCGATAATAATGTTTTGCCGATGAAAGGTCAAGGCCACAACCTTCAACCTGGCAGAGAGGCGGACATTGTAAGTTCTGATCATTGGACTTACATTTCCTTCCAAACACTAAAGATGACACGTCCTCAAATTTCATCCTTTTACCGAGTTTTAGATTGAGCAATGGTTCACTAGATACACAAGAAAGCATTGGTGCATTAGAAGCTTCAATAGGCCCTTCTTTAGGTAATTCAATTTTACCATTGGAATCATCATGGGAACTTTCAAATGCAAATTTACAGGTTTTGCTAATATCCCTAGTTGGTGATGAACTGATTGAATCTGATTTCGAACTCCCTGATGTAGAACCAGGAATTAGCTCAGAGCCAGAATAACCACTTCCAGTTGGCGTATCGAACAACCAGACATTATTTTCTCGGTCTAATTTGATACTCCAGTTTGGtggttgtaattttttatt from Medicago truncatula cultivar Jemalong A17 chromosome 8, MtrunA17r5.0-ANR, whole genome shotgun sequence includes the following:
- the LOC25501753 gene encoding squamosa promoter-binding-like protein 2, which produces MDLNAKSPSSQWEWDHLPLPDTKATENKKLQPPNWSIKLDRENNVWLFDTPTGSGYSGSELIPGSTSGSSKSDSISSSPTRDISKTCKFAFESSHDDSNGKIELPKEGPIEASNAPMLSCVSSEPLLNLKLGKRMKFEDVSSLVFGRKCKSNDQNLQCPPLCQVEGCGLDLSSAKHYYRKRRVCVDHSKSPMVVIDGLERRFCQQCSRFHDLFEFDGKKKSCRRRLSQHNARRRNHSRKTAQSSQSALSSSPCDGKQQMNPFAYSKTAINLALQNIQNSEFPRIKDFPLKYAKVNIGTPSFVTMLSDDSDVHFTSKVLETKSINAGHFTSYFIIEPRDIVPSLDCYIYHVTIIYLFWLY